The following are encoded in a window of Salinibacter ruber DSM 13855 genomic DNA:
- the polA gene encoding DNA polymerase I — protein sequence MSPPDAAPDDSALYLIDAMSLAYRAHYIFISRPLINSKGQNTSAAYGFTNSLLKLIEDHDIEHAAVVFDEGEEDTFRKEMYDDYKANRDPPPEELLENIPYIKEIVEGLDIPVLEVPGVEADDVIGALAKQAEADDADVVIVSPDKDFKQLLSDKVSIYKPAKGDQDFEIKTGDTFRDEYGLDPAQFVDMLALMGDSSDNVPGVYGIGEKTAQKLLREYHSVENLIDHADDLSGKRAREGMQEHAEEARLSKRLVRIRTELDVGLDWHELQRRELDEEKLTAVFQELEFDSFGDRLGIEGGEGSEEETDEDDPDLQFDFGPYEKVQELDPEAVDYEVVRTEEELHAFADRLGEEARYAFDAEATSRDPMTADLVGLSFSSEAERATYVPTPLPDDTPTDAVLDVLGPVLARDTEKLGHNLKYDLLLLKQHGVEVGGTLFDTMVAHYLVAPEENHNLDDVARSVLNYKMVPIADLIGDETDRDSMREVEVETAAPYACEDADISYRLADELEAQLEDGNVLDVAHDIEFPLVHVLATMEHTGIRLDTDVLDEILAGLEERLSGIEEEVFELAGEEFNINSTQQLGEILFEKLDLPVVSKTPTGKPSTKESVLQELSTEHEIPGLVLDWRSTYKLKSTYLDSLGELVHPETGRLHTSFNQTRTATGRLSSSDPNLQNIPIRTEMGRQIRRAFVPKDGWALLSADYAQIELRILAAMSGDDAMRATFQEGGDIHTDAAARVYGIDPEDVTPEQRSKAKEVNYGIPYGISPWGLAQRMRMPVDEAQDIIKQYRKSYPGVSQLLNELVEKAQDKGYAETLLGRRRYLPDIDSSNSNARSAAERVAVNMPIQGTQADMIKIAMNRIHDRLAGDDWATQMLLQVHDELVFEVPPDELDAAQTMIDDEMRDALPLDDVPVTVDMDTGDNWLEAH from the coding sequence ATGTCTCCCCCCGACGCCGCCCCCGATGACAGTGCCCTGTACCTCATCGACGCGATGTCGTTGGCCTATCGGGCGCACTACATCTTCATCAGTCGGCCCCTGATCAACTCCAAGGGCCAGAATACCTCCGCGGCGTACGGGTTCACCAACTCCCTGCTCAAGTTGATCGAGGACCACGACATCGAGCACGCCGCGGTGGTGTTCGACGAGGGCGAAGAGGACACCTTTCGGAAGGAGATGTACGACGACTACAAGGCCAACCGGGACCCGCCGCCGGAGGAGCTGCTGGAAAACATTCCCTACATCAAGGAGATCGTAGAGGGGCTCGACATTCCGGTGCTGGAGGTGCCGGGCGTGGAGGCCGACGACGTCATTGGGGCGCTCGCGAAGCAGGCCGAGGCGGATGACGCCGACGTGGTGATCGTCTCGCCCGACAAGGACTTCAAGCAGCTGCTCAGCGACAAGGTCTCGATCTACAAGCCCGCCAAGGGGGACCAGGACTTTGAGATCAAGACGGGAGACACCTTCCGGGACGAGTATGGCCTGGACCCGGCCCAATTCGTCGACATGCTGGCCCTGATGGGCGACAGCAGCGACAACGTGCCCGGCGTCTACGGCATCGGGGAGAAGACCGCCCAGAAGCTCCTGCGGGAGTACCACTCCGTGGAAAACCTGATCGACCACGCCGACGACCTGAGCGGCAAGCGGGCCCGGGAGGGCATGCAGGAGCACGCCGAGGAGGCGCGTCTCAGCAAACGGCTCGTCCGCATCCGCACCGAACTGGACGTGGGCCTCGACTGGCACGAGCTCCAGCGGCGCGAGCTGGACGAGGAGAAGCTTACGGCCGTCTTCCAGGAGCTGGAGTTCGACTCCTTCGGCGACCGCCTCGGTATCGAGGGGGGCGAGGGGTCCGAAGAGGAGACGGACGAGGACGACCCGGACCTGCAGTTCGACTTCGGCCCCTACGAGAAGGTGCAGGAGCTCGACCCGGAGGCCGTCGATTACGAGGTCGTCCGGACGGAGGAGGAGCTCCACGCCTTTGCCGACCGGCTCGGCGAGGAGGCCCGCTACGCGTTCGACGCGGAGGCGACCTCCCGAGACCCGATGACGGCGGACCTCGTGGGCCTGTCGTTCAGCTCCGAGGCGGAGAGGGCCACCTACGTCCCGACCCCGCTTCCCGACGACACCCCGACCGACGCGGTCCTCGACGTGCTGGGGCCGGTGCTGGCGCGGGACACCGAGAAGCTGGGGCACAATCTGAAGTACGACCTGCTCCTGTTGAAGCAGCACGGCGTCGAGGTGGGCGGGACGCTGTTCGATACGATGGTGGCCCACTACCTCGTGGCCCCGGAGGAAAATCACAACCTGGACGACGTGGCGCGGTCGGTGCTCAACTACAAGATGGTCCCCATTGCGGACCTGATTGGGGACGAGACCGACCGGGACTCGATGCGGGAGGTGGAGGTGGAGACGGCCGCCCCCTACGCCTGCGAGGACGCCGACATTTCGTACCGCCTGGCGGACGAGCTGGAGGCGCAACTGGAGGACGGAAACGTGCTCGACGTGGCCCACGACATCGAGTTTCCGCTCGTGCACGTGCTCGCCACGATGGAGCACACCGGGATTCGGCTCGACACGGACGTGCTCGACGAAATCCTGGCCGGGCTGGAGGAGCGCCTCAGCGGCATCGAGGAGGAGGTGTTCGAGCTGGCCGGGGAAGAATTCAACATCAACTCGACCCAGCAGCTCGGCGAAATTCTGTTCGAGAAGCTCGACCTTCCGGTCGTCTCCAAGACGCCGACCGGGAAGCCGTCCACCAAGGAGAGTGTGCTTCAGGAGCTCTCCACCGAGCACGAAATTCCGGGGCTCGTCCTGGACTGGCGGTCGACCTACAAGCTCAAGAGCACCTACCTCGACAGCCTCGGCGAGCTCGTCCACCCCGAGACGGGGCGCCTGCACACCAGCTTCAATCAGACCCGCACGGCCACCGGGCGGCTCTCGTCGAGCGACCCGAACCTCCAAAACATTCCCATCCGCACCGAGATGGGCCGGCAAATCCGGCGCGCCTTCGTCCCGAAGGACGGATGGGCCCTGCTCTCGGCCGACTACGCGCAGATCGAGCTGCGCATCCTCGCCGCCATGAGCGGGGACGACGCCATGCGGGCGACCTTTCAGGAGGGGGGCGACATCCACACCGACGCCGCCGCGCGGGTCTACGGCATCGACCCCGAAGACGTGACGCCGGAGCAGCGCAGCAAGGCGAAGGAGGTCAACTACGGCATTCCGTACGGCATCTCGCCGTGGGGGCTCGCCCAGCGGATGCGGATGCCGGTCGACGAGGCGCAGGACATCATCAAGCAGTACCGGAAGTCGTACCCCGGGGTCTCGCAGCTCCTGAACGAGCTGGTGGAGAAGGCCCAGGACAAGGGCTACGCGGAGACGCTCCTGGGGCGCCGGCGCTACCTCCCCGACATCGACAGCTCGAACAGCAACGCGCGCAGCGCTGCCGAGCGGGTGGCCGTCAACATGCCCATTCAGGGCACGCAGGCGGACATGATTAAGATTGCGATGAACCGCATCCACGACCGGCTCGCCGGCGACGACTGGGCGACGCAGATGCTGCTGCAGGTGCACGATGAACTCGTGTTTGAGGTGCCCCCGGACGAGCTGGACGCCGCACAGACCATGATCGACGACGAGATGCGCGACGCCCTGCCGCTCGACGATGTGCCCGTAACCGTCGACATGGACACCGGCGACAACTGGCTCGAAGCCCACTGA
- a CDS encoding HAD family hydrolase: MRLLLFDIDGTLVRVNGRGREAVNAALSSLMDQPISADGVTFSGRTDPAIVKAVLAHNDLPATDALIEDVITTYVDTMRDVLTPADVEVLPGVSDLLARLDAHPEIHLGLVTGNVEPIAYEKLSAHGLDEYFPVGAFGSDHAERNRLPELATRRAADHTGRAFRPHEHAVVVGDTAHDIECARAVGAQAVAVCTGRYGRDDLSQHDPDLLFDSLGDPSAFVQQAL; the protein is encoded by the coding sequence ATGAGGCTTCTTCTCTTCGACATCGACGGCACCCTCGTTCGGGTGAACGGCCGCGGCCGCGAGGCCGTGAACGCCGCCTTGTCCTCGCTCATGGACCAGCCGATTTCGGCGGACGGCGTGACGTTTTCCGGCCGCACGGACCCGGCCATCGTCAAGGCGGTGCTGGCGCACAACGACCTGCCCGCGACCGACGCCCTGATTGAGGACGTGATCACGACGTACGTGGACACCATGCGGGACGTGCTGACGCCGGCGGACGTGGAGGTCCTACCGGGGGTCTCGGACCTGCTGGCCAGGTTGGACGCCCACCCGGAGATACACCTGGGCCTGGTGACGGGAAACGTCGAGCCCATCGCCTACGAGAAGCTGTCCGCACACGGCCTGGACGAGTACTTTCCCGTTGGGGCCTTCGGCAGCGACCACGCGGAGCGGAACCGATTGCCGGAGCTGGCCACCCGGCGGGCGGCCGACCACACGGGCCGTGCCTTCCGTCCCCACGAGCACGCCGTCGTCGTCGGCGACACGGCTCACGACATCGAGTGTGCGCGGGCCGTCGGCGCGCAGGCCGTGGCCGTCTGCACCGGCCGCTACGGACGGGACGACTTGTCACAACACGATCCCGACCTGCTGTTCGACTCCCTCGGGGACCCCTCCGCGTTCGTGCAGCAGGCCCTCTAG
- a CDS encoding PAS domain-containing sensor histidine kinase: protein MVRMVLTVSSLLRPDDEALSSDEEDRIQLYRLMSLLGAFLITSLSILYRLSGLESVSPMWAYLGLSGLFGGLFLLSYVSRWIRRHYVPLMWGIMYLQMIWIVAVATANEFRSEYGLALLLVYASIGVVIELGAQSFRPVLWFLGFGGLVTAGGLFLTPAPKLQPPVVLAIMVVVGLTVSVSLRGRMTIRRQRDLLDRLVETSPGAIVRLDQEGTFVQANGRVAEVLRSSEDDICGRTYAEVEWTLTPFGADTMPEEAVPFNHVLETGASVRDAELSVQWPDGTQRVLSVSGAPLQAEGKGPGAVFHLRDITDRVRREQTLRRVKERYQTLVDNFPDGGVFLFGEDLRFRLAGGQRLESAGLPPSNVEGKTPHDLFPDEIAREHVTYFRRALDGEKHVYEQEYQGQHYRVQTLPIRGKAGDVISGLAVSQDITERKERERRLRQSETLFQNAQDALFLLDVEGEADGRTFRYRRVNPVYEEQFGHAEAEIRGRSPREVFGGDARRLMMEKCRRCVQHREARLYEETISLEGRETYWKTRIAPVVVEGRVRQIVGITRDVTEQHRRQEALERQNDLFDRAQEIASVGAWEYDARADASNWTKKAYEILGYPPDADPNPSTAVGYYHPEDQPRVQKALRDALQEGKPSDLEVRVAAGDEVRWARIRGEPQWEDGEVVRVRGTIQDITERKQRERALREAKQEAEEASQLKSSLLANMSHEIRTPLTSIIGFAEATNAEAKELDLPDDSPLPNYAELIEQSGRRLLETLEGVLNLSKLEAGEMELEARPVDLVEEAEAVAEELRPRAEEKEVLLQLETEAAWAEADKGGVQILARNLLSNAVKYTEAGGRVRLRTYREEGAVAFEVEDTGIGMDPETAEGLFEPFRQASEGFSREYQGTGIGLAVTKETTKQMEGSIDVETEKGEGTRITVWLPKAHDDE from the coding sequence ATGGTTCGCATGGTCTTGACCGTTTCCTCGCTGCTTCGTCCCGACGACGAAGCGCTCTCGTCCGATGAGGAGGACCGCATCCAGCTCTATCGCCTGATGAGCCTCCTCGGGGCGTTCTTGATTACGTCCCTCAGCATCCTCTATCGGCTGTCCGGGCTTGAGTCGGTGAGTCCCATGTGGGCGTACCTGGGCCTGTCGGGCCTGTTCGGGGGCCTCTTCCTGCTGTCCTACGTCTCCAGGTGGATCCGGCGTCACTACGTGCCGCTGATGTGGGGGATCATGTATCTCCAGATGATCTGGATTGTGGCCGTCGCCACGGCAAATGAGTTCAGAAGTGAGTACGGGCTCGCCCTGTTGCTAGTATACGCGTCCATCGGGGTGGTCATCGAACTCGGCGCCCAGTCATTTCGGCCCGTCCTTTGGTTCCTCGGGTTCGGGGGCCTGGTGACGGCTGGGGGGCTGTTCTTGACCCCCGCCCCGAAACTGCAGCCCCCCGTCGTGCTAGCAATCATGGTCGTCGTGGGACTCACGGTCAGTGTTTCCCTCCGCGGCCGAATGACGATTCGACGGCAGCGCGATTTGCTCGACCGCCTCGTTGAAACCAGCCCCGGGGCGATCGTTCGCCTCGATCAGGAGGGCACCTTTGTCCAGGCGAACGGGCGGGTGGCGGAGGTGCTCAGGAGCAGTGAAGACGACATCTGTGGTCGAACGTACGCGGAGGTGGAATGGACCCTGACGCCATTCGGGGCGGACACGATGCCGGAGGAGGCGGTTCCTTTCAACCACGTGTTGGAGACGGGCGCGTCGGTGCGTGACGCGGAACTCTCGGTCCAGTGGCCGGACGGGACCCAACGGGTGCTTTCGGTGAGCGGGGCGCCCCTCCAGGCGGAGGGAAAAGGCCCAGGGGCTGTGTTTCACCTGCGCGACATCACGGACCGGGTGCGGCGGGAGCAGACGCTCCGGAGGGTAAAGGAACGGTACCAGACGCTGGTTGATAATTTCCCGGACGGAGGGGTCTTTCTGTTCGGCGAGGACCTGCGGTTCCGGCTTGCGGGGGGGCAGCGGCTGGAGAGCGCCGGACTCCCCCCGTCGAACGTGGAGGGCAAGACCCCGCACGATCTGTTTCCGGACGAGATTGCGCGAGAACACGTCACGTATTTTCGCCGTGCCCTGGACGGGGAGAAGCACGTCTACGAACAGGAATACCAGGGGCAGCACTACCGCGTGCAGACGCTCCCAATCCGGGGGAAGGCAGGCGACGTCATCTCCGGGCTCGCGGTGTCTCAAGACATCACCGAGCGGAAGGAGCGAGAACGGCGCCTTCGACAGTCCGAGACGCTCTTCCAAAACGCCCAGGATGCCCTTTTCCTCCTCGATGTGGAGGGCGAGGCGGACGGGCGGACGTTCCGGTACCGGCGTGTGAATCCCGTCTACGAAGAGCAGTTCGGGCATGCCGAGGCGGAGATCCGGGGACGCTCCCCACGAGAGGTGTTTGGGGGCGACGCACGGCGGCTGATGATGGAGAAGTGCCGGCGGTGCGTGCAACACCGAGAGGCCCGTCTGTACGAGGAGACCATCTCGCTGGAGGGGAGGGAAACGTACTGGAAAACCCGCATCGCCCCCGTGGTCGTGGAGGGGCGTGTTCGCCAGATCGTGGGCATCACCCGGGACGTGACCGAACAACATCGGCGCCAGGAGGCCCTGGAGCGACAGAACGACCTCTTCGACCGTGCGCAGGAGATTGCCAGCGTTGGGGCCTGGGAGTACGACGCCAGGGCCGACGCCAGCAACTGGACGAAGAAGGCATACGAGATTCTCGGCTACCCGCCCGACGCCGACCCGAATCCGAGCACGGCGGTGGGATATTACCACCCGGAGGACCAGCCCCGGGTGCAGAAGGCGCTTCGGGACGCCCTTCAGGAGGGGAAGCCCTCCGACCTGGAAGTGCGCGTCGCGGCCGGCGACGAGGTTCGGTGGGCGCGCATCCGGGGCGAGCCCCAGTGGGAGGACGGCGAGGTGGTGCGGGTTCGAGGGACGATCCAGGACATCACGGAGCGGAAGCAGCGGGAGCGCGCCCTCCGTGAGGCCAAGCAGGAGGCGGAGGAGGCCAGTCAGCTCAAATCCTCCCTGCTCGCAAACATGAGCCACGAGATCCGCACGCCGCTGACCTCGATCATCGGGTTTGCGGAAGCGACCAATGCCGAAGCGAAGGAGCTCGACCTGCCGGACGACAGTCCGCTGCCGAACTACGCCGAACTGATCGAGCAGAGTGGGCGGCGCCTGCTCGAGACGCTGGAGGGAGTGCTGAACCTGTCGAAGCTGGAAGCCGGCGAGATGGAGCTGGAGGCCCGTCCGGTCGATTTGGTGGAGGAGGCGGAGGCCGTCGCCGAAGAGCTTCGGCCGCGGGCCGAGGAGAAGGAGGTGTTACTTCAGCTGGAGACGGAGGCGGCATGGGCCGAGGCCGACAAGGGCGGCGTGCAAATCCTCGCGCGGAATCTGCTCTCCAATGCCGTTAAATACACGGAGGCGGGCGGGCGCGTCCGCCTCCGAACGTACCGCGAGGAGGGGGCCGTTGCCTTCGAGGTCGAAGACACGGGAATTGGCATGGACCCCGAAACCGCCGAGGGCCTTTTTGAGCCCTTCCGGCAGGCCTCCGAGGGGTTTTCGCGAGAGTATCAGGGCACGGGCATCGGGCTCGCGGTAACGAAGGAGACCACGAAGCAGATGGAGGGGAGCATTGACGTGGAGACCGAGAAGGGAGAGGGAACACGGATCACGGTCTGGCTCCCCAAGGCCCACGACGACGAGTGA
- the purN gene encoding phosphoribosylglycinamide formyltransferase produces MRLAVFASGEGTNFQAILDAVGGDRLPAEVACCISNTKDAGALKRADQHDVPTEVIPPASFESPEAFGHALLDGLAAHDVTFVALAGYMQKIPPNVVDAYRGSMTNIHPALLPAFGGQGMYGMHVHRAVIDYGVHWTGATVHLVDEEYDHGPIVLQEPVPVYADDTPEALANRVREVEHRLYPEALRLFAAGRVHQDDRCIRIDAPDHPRRSPTDSE; encoded by the coding sequence ATGCGTCTCGCTGTCTTTGCTTCCGGGGAAGGCACCAACTTCCAGGCCATTCTCGACGCGGTCGGCGGTGACCGCCTCCCGGCCGAGGTGGCGTGTTGCATCAGCAACACCAAGGACGCCGGAGCGCTCAAGCGGGCGGATCAACACGACGTGCCGACGGAGGTGATCCCGCCCGCGTCGTTCGAGAGTCCCGAGGCCTTCGGGCACGCACTCCTTGATGGCCTAGCCGCACACGACGTGACCTTCGTCGCGCTCGCAGGCTACATGCAGAAAATTCCGCCGAACGTGGTCGACGCCTACCGGGGCTCCATGACGAACATCCACCCCGCGCTCCTCCCGGCCTTCGGCGGCCAGGGCATGTACGGGATGCACGTCCACCGCGCCGTGATCGACTACGGCGTCCACTGGACCGGGGCCACCGTGCACCTGGTGGACGAGGAGTACGACCACGGCCCCATCGTGCTGCAGGAACCAGTCCCCGTCTACGCCGACGACACCCCCGAGGCCCTCGCCAACCGGGTCCGCGAGGTGGAACACCGCCTCTACCCGGAGGCCCTCCGCCTCTTCGCTGCGGGTCGGGTGCACCAGGACGACCGCTGCATCCGGATCGACGCCCCCGACCATCCCCGTCGCTCCCCCACTGATTCAGAATAA
- the purH gene encoding bifunctional phosphoribosylaminoimidazolecarboxamide formyltransferase/IMP cyclohydrolase: MPPDAPSPVRRALLSVYDKTGIADFARRLRSLDVELISTGGTADTLRDAGIDVTDVADVTGVPEVLEGRVKTLHPALHAGILARRSREDDMAALDEHDYAPIDLVVGNLYPFSEAVQDPDADPETVMEYVDIGGPTMLRAAAKNHFDVGVVSAPDQYAAAADELEQNDGHLSAPTRRRLAEAAFAHTAAYDQDIDAHLSRASGADADGDGDLQPTYNVALPQAQSLRYGENPHQEGALYGDPSPFYDKLHGRALSYNNLLDTSSALALIDEFRDAGPTCAILKHTNPSGVATADTLEEAWHQAFATDTQSPYGGIVVVNQALDQATAEAIDEIFTEIVIAPEFEPGVLEFLTEQDRRRVVRAKQPARGTDRLDVRSVLGGLLVQTRDPALPPAATARDGWEVPTARAPSDDERADLDFAWRVAKHVKSNAIVYARDQATLGVGAGQMSRIDASELAVFKAEKSELDLTGSVVASDAFFPFADGLEAAANEGARAAIQPGGSIRDDDVIEAADAHDVAMILTGQRHFRH; this comes from the coding sequence ATGCCCCCCGACGCCCCCTCGCCCGTTCGCCGCGCCCTTCTCTCCGTCTACGACAAGACCGGCATCGCCGACTTCGCACGGCGGCTCCGATCGCTCGACGTAGAACTCATCTCCACCGGCGGAACCGCCGACACGCTCCGCGACGCCGGCATCGACGTCACCGACGTGGCCGACGTGACGGGCGTGCCCGAGGTGCTGGAGGGACGCGTCAAGACCCTCCACCCGGCCCTCCACGCCGGCATCCTCGCCCGCCGCTCGCGCGAGGACGACATGGCGGCACTGGACGAACACGACTACGCCCCCATCGACCTCGTCGTTGGCAACCTCTACCCCTTCTCCGAAGCGGTCCAGGATCCCGACGCCGACCCGGAGACGGTCATGGAGTACGTCGACATCGGCGGCCCGACGATGCTGCGCGCCGCGGCCAAGAACCACTTTGACGTCGGCGTGGTCTCGGCCCCCGACCAGTACGCCGCCGCCGCCGATGAGCTGGAGCAGAACGACGGACACCTCTCCGCCCCCACACGCCGGCGCCTCGCCGAGGCGGCCTTCGCCCACACGGCCGCCTACGACCAGGACATCGACGCGCACCTGTCTCGCGCCTCCGGGGCCGATGCGGACGGCGATGGCGACCTCCAGCCCACCTACAACGTCGCGTTGCCCCAGGCGCAGTCCCTTCGGTACGGCGAGAACCCGCACCAGGAGGGCGCCCTCTACGGCGATCCGTCCCCGTTCTACGACAAGCTGCACGGCAGGGCCCTCTCCTACAACAACCTGCTCGACACGAGCAGCGCCCTCGCGCTCATCGACGAGTTTCGCGACGCGGGGCCGACCTGTGCGATCCTCAAACACACCAACCCCAGCGGCGTCGCCACCGCCGACACCCTGGAGGAGGCGTGGCACCAGGCCTTTGCCACCGACACCCAGTCTCCCTACGGCGGCATCGTCGTCGTAAACCAGGCCCTCGACCAGGCCACCGCGGAGGCCATCGACGAGATCTTTACCGAGATCGTCATTGCGCCCGAGTTTGAACCCGGCGTGCTCGAGTTCCTCACGGAGCAGGACCGGCGCCGGGTCGTCCGGGCCAAACAGCCGGCTCGGGGCACCGACCGGCTGGACGTCCGCTCCGTGCTGGGCGGGCTGCTGGTGCAGACGCGCGACCCGGCGCTGCCCCCCGCCGCCACCGCCCGGGACGGCTGGGAGGTCCCGACCGCCCGCGCCCCCTCCGACGACGAGCGCGCCGACCTCGACTTTGCCTGGCGCGTGGCCAAGCACGTGAAGAGCAACGCGATCGTGTACGCCCGCGATCAGGCCACCCTCGGCGTCGGGGCCGGGCAGATGAGCCGCATCGACGCCTCCGAGCTGGCGGTGTTCAAGGCCGAAAAGTCGGAACTTGACCTCACCGGCTCCGTGGTAGCGTCCGACGCATTTTTCCCGTTTGCCGACGGCCTGGAAGCCGCGGCCAACGAAGGGGCTCGCGCGGCCATTCAGCCCGGTGGGTCCATCCGCGACGACGACGTCATCGAGGCCGCCGACGCCCACGACGTGGCCATGATTCTCACCGGTCAGCGGCATTTCCGGCACTGA
- a CDS encoding rod shape-determining protein — translation MFFNLSQDVAIDLGTANTLVYIRGEGIVLNEPSIVVVDSDTNEVREIGHEALQMHERTHQDIETIWPLRDGVIADFKVAEEMIQGLLRKVKNNWLTSIRSMVVCVPSGITEVEKRAVRDSAEHAGARKVNLVSEPMAAAIGIGLDIQEAVGNMVVDIGGGTTEIAVIALSGIVLDESLRVGGAELDKAIVQYFKRNHNLLIGSRTAERIKCEVGSAIELDTELDLSVKGRDLVSGIPKVRTISSVNVREALHDNLEQISAAVLRTLERTPPELGADVLERGIMMTGGGALLEGIDQMLRDRVELPVYVAEDPLKAVVRGTGEVLENLENYERVLT, via the coding sequence ATGTTTTTCAACCTCTCTCAGGACGTTGCCATTGACCTCGGGACGGCGAACACCCTCGTGTACATCCGCGGTGAGGGCATTGTCCTTAACGAGCCGAGCATCGTCGTGGTCGATTCCGACACGAACGAAGTGCGGGAGATTGGCCACGAGGCCCTCCAGATGCACGAGCGCACCCACCAGGACATCGAGACGATCTGGCCGTTGCGGGACGGCGTCATCGCCGATTTCAAGGTCGCCGAGGAGATGATCCAGGGCCTGCTCCGGAAGGTCAAGAACAACTGGCTCACCTCCATCCGGAGCATGGTCGTGTGCGTCCCGAGCGGCATCACGGAGGTCGAAAAGCGCGCCGTGCGGGACTCCGCCGAGCACGCTGGGGCCCGGAAGGTCAACCTCGTGTCCGAACCGATGGCGGCGGCCATCGGCATTGGCCTCGACATCCAGGAGGCCGTAGGCAACATGGTCGTGGACATTGGCGGCGGGACGACCGAAATTGCCGTGATTGCCCTCTCCGGCATCGTGCTGGACGAGTCGCTCCGGGTCGGAGGGGCCGAACTCGACAAGGCAATCGTGCAGTATTTCAAGCGCAATCACAATCTGCTCATCGGCTCCCGGACCGCCGAGCGCATCAAATGTGAGGTGGGCAGCGCCATCGAGCTCGACACAGAGCTGGACCTGTCCGTAAAAGGACGCGACCTCGTGAGCGGGATCCCCAAGGTGCGCACGATCTCGTCGGTCAATGTGCGCGAGGCCCTCCACGACAACCTCGAACAGATCAGCGCCGCCGTCCTGCGCACGCTCGAGCGCACCCCCCCGGAGCTGGGGGCGGACGTGCTGGAGCGGGGCATCATGATGACCGGGGGTGGGGCCCTCCTCGAAGGCATCGACCAGATGCTCCGCGACCGCGTGGAGCTCCCGGTGTACGTGGCCGAGGACCCCCTGAAGGCCGTCGTGCGCGGCACCGGCGAGGTCTTGGAGAACCTGGAAAACTACGAGCGCGTCCTCACCTGA
- the mreC gene encoding rod shape-determining protein MreC, with product MASQTRPTDWLLLGAVLLVAATLMLTQNQPLVRSLRAQALGWTAQVESTFAWMGRYLRVLERNDELRRENIQLSSQVARTRDVRQRNDELRRLLGLTDTTDARLRPARIVTKDIFQKDNFLILDVGTADSVAEGMPVVHERGIVGTVVLTNEHYARVMPFLNTDFRVPGTVLPLRAEGIVRWDGERLDRLQLDHVVETEPVETGQRVVTSGHSNVFPPGRRIGTIDSVAAPAGRSELDIFLRPAVPLYEISHAVVILREPAPAQQALEEPPSR from the coding sequence ATGGCGTCTCAGACCCGCCCCACCGACTGGCTTCTTCTGGGCGCCGTTCTTCTGGTGGCGGCGACCCTGATGCTGACCCAAAACCAGCCGCTGGTGCGCTCCCTGCGGGCCCAGGCCCTGGGGTGGACCGCCCAGGTCGAGAGCACCTTCGCGTGGATGGGCCGCTACCTCCGCGTCCTCGAACGCAACGACGAGCTACGGCGTGAAAACATTCAACTCTCCAGCCAGGTCGCCCGCACCCGCGACGTGCGCCAGCGCAACGACGAGCTGCGGCGCCTGCTCGGCCTCACGGACACGACCGACGCCCGCCTCCGTCCGGCCCGCATTGTCACAAAAGACATCTTCCAGAAGGACAACTTCCTCATCCTCGATGTCGGCACCGCCGACAGCGTGGCGGAGGGGATGCCGGTCGTGCATGAACGGGGCATTGTCGGCACCGTCGTCCTGACCAACGAGCACTACGCCCGGGTCATGCCCTTCCTCAACACGGACTTCCGGGTGCCGGGCACGGTCCTCCCGCTCCGGGCCGAAGGCATTGTCCGCTGGGATGGCGAGCGCCTCGACCGGCTCCAGCTCGACCACGTCGTGGAAACCGAACCCGTGGAGACGGGCCAGCGCGTGGTGACCAGTGGCCACAGCAATGTCTTCCCCCCGGGGCGCCGCATTGGGACCATCGACTCCGTGGCCGCCCCCGCCGGACGAAGCGAGCTCGACATTTTCCTCCGGCCCGCCGTTCCGCTCTACGAGATTAGCCACGCGGTCGTTATTTTGCGGGAGCCTGCCCCGGCGCAACAGGCCCTCGAAGAACCGCCCTCCCGGTAG